In the Salmo trutta chromosome 13, fSalTru1.1, whole genome shotgun sequence genome, AGGGAACAGCACTCTCTCTGCAGCCTCCACAGATTTCCCTGTTATCTTGGGGTAACCTGCTCCAAATTCACATCATGACATTCTGACTAAACTGTAGTAAAGCGTGCGTGTTTTGATATCCAAGCACACCTTTAGGGAACAGGTCTGGGAATGGAGTAGATATCTTTCCTTGAAAAAATGTGctttatgtaaatgttttttctgtttttcttttccTTATAAAGATGTAAGCATTTCATTTTACAAATATTTAACATTTGCAGCTCGAGGTTCTATCTATCCATCGCAATGATGACAGTGTTGTTGCTTTCATTGCTGTTGTTGTTTtcattgttgtttttgttgttgctttcattgttgttgttgttcttgttgtaTGCTAACAGCCTTTCCCCTCCCCTTGTCTTCCAGGAGCCTAGCCATGGAGAGCCTGCTCCTGTGCCTGGCACTCCTCGCTACGCCCACCGCCTCCATGCTGTGCCCCAAGCGCTGCACCTGCCAGAACCTCATGCCCTCCTACACTGTCCTCTGCACCAAGACAGGCCTGCTCTTCGTGCCGCCGAACATAGACCGACAGACGGCCGAGCTGCGCCTCATGGACAACTTCATCACCACCCTTCGTCACCGTGACTTCGCCAACATGAGCAGCCTCATCCATCTGACGCTGTCGCGCAACACCATCAGCCAGATCAAGCCGTACGCCTTCGCCGACCTTCAGGACCTGCACGCCCTGCACCTGGACGCCAACCGACTCACCATACTGGATGACACCCACTTCCAGGGCCTGGTCAACCTCAGGCACATGATCCTTGCCAACAACCAGCTGCACAGCATCTCCGAGGGGGCCTTCCAGGACTTCCTGGAGACACTGGAAGACCTGGACCTGTCCTACAACAACCTGGTGAACATCCCCTGGGAGACCATCAGCCTGCTGGCCAGTGTCAACACCCTCAGTCTGGACCACAACCTCATAGAGATGGTCCCCGAGGGCATCTTCTCCAACCTGCACAAGCTGGCACGTCTAGACATGACCTCCAACAAGCTGAAGAAGATACCTCCAGATCCCCTGTTCCTGAGGATCCCAGTGTACGCTAAGCTGAAGGGTTCTCCACTCACGTCCCTGGTGCTGAGCTTTGGTGGGAACCCGCTACACTGTAACTGTGAGCTAATGTGGCTGAGGAGGCTGACCAGAGAAGACGACCTGGAGACCTGTGCCTCTCCCCGAGAGCTCGCCGGCAAGTATTTTTGGACCATCCGCGAGGAGGAGTTTGTGTGCGAGCCGCCCATGATCACGCGGCACACTTCCAAGATGTTTGTGATGGAGGGCCAGGAGGTGAGCCTGCGCTGTAAGTCAGTGGGTGACCCGGAACCTTCCACGCATTGGGTCAGCCCCGAGGGGAAGCTGATCGGGAACACGTCCCGCACCATCTGCTACGAGAACGGCTCTTTGGACATCCTCACCACCACTGTGAAGGACTCTGGGAAGTTCACCTGCATTGCCTCCAATGCCGCCGGCGAGGCCACAGCGCCCGTAGAGCTGGTGGTTAACCCCTCGCCACACTTTGACCCCAAGCTGGAGCCCGAGCCTGGCCCTTCGGACATCCCCACCTCCATCAAGTCCAACGCCAGCGGGGGCCACGCCCGCATCGACCATCAGAGGGTCAGCGTGTCGGAGCTGAGCTCGACTTCGGCCACCATCCGATGGCCCTCTCAGGACCACATCCCGGGGGTCCGCATGTACCAGATCCAGTACAACAGCTCCTCCGACGACATCCTCATATACAGGTGAGTTGGTCACCACATGCTTTTACATGAGATCAGATAAGACGACATGCATCTCTATGGGGAGTGGTTGATATACAACTATCCCTATGAAGCTGACTGGTATTTCTGTGTGGAAGTTGATCTTCACGTTCGCCCTTGCATACTATGGGTCTCTTGTTGTTCTTCAACAGTTCATGAGCCTCCAAATTGATTGTCATTAACAGCCTGGTTCAGAGAGGCACTCAATCACATTGATAATGAATTTAGTGGCCGACGACAATATCAGGGGACTGTAACTCATCGCTAAAGAAGTCACAGAGCGAACTGCAGAAACACAAGAGCATGATGCCCACAGGGAAAAACTCATAAAAGTTCTGACATAATGGGTTGGAATGACTCAGTATGCGTACATCTATTGGCACACCAACCTATATAGCCTTACTGTGCAGTAGCCATTAGCTGTAATGGGTTTTGCAGTGACATAGAGTGAGGAAGAGAACTATAGGAAGATAACTTGTTCCCGTCAATCATCTCCATAGGACTGAGAGGATGATCCAGTTACATATTGACCTTACTGATATCAGATTCCGATGTTATATTAGGTGGGTTGACTCCCATGTATCAAAGGCCAAGCATTCATTGATACGATGGACTGAATGTTGCAATGCCTCACTCGTACTAAGTGTCATGGAAAGGTTTTGAAAAGTGTTGAGTTTGGCATTTGGAATGCAGTATTGTTCCTATCAGAAATATGAATATACTGTGCAAGCTTTCAAGTGATTGTGATTATTTGTAAGCTGTGGACAATAGAGGTATTATCTTCAGTGAGAGAaaataatacatattttcaaTAGCACCCAAAGGAATCCCAGTGCAGAGTTGCGCTGATGTAAACACATTACACCAGTGAAGTGCAATCCGTTCCAGAAGGCAATGTTTGATAACTGATTTTAAATGAAGCACTGTTGAGTTGAACTCTTCACCCCAACTTTAGTGATTGAAAAGAATCTGTCCTTATGGGAACAGTGGTTTCTGAGCCACCTCCATTTCAGAGATTTCAGAGAATGACTGTTGAAGAGCATAAAACACCTGAAACATTCCGATTTACACAGAGAAGAAAGGCGGGTCACTCCCGCAGTAACTACAGTCCTCTGTTTGTCTCTGCTAAGAATCAAGTGGAACATTAACAGAAAAAACGGAATTCTCTCCTCAAAATGAAATCCACAGAAATCGCCGGCCATTAAATTCCCCCAGAGTCGGCTGCGAACCCGTTTCTTCTCCTAGGGCAATATTCTCCTCTTGAGCTTTCAAAGATTTCTTTAAACTCGCTATTCATTATTTTTTATAGGCGGTACAGAGGAAAACATCACCATGAATGTTGGAGGCTTGACTGCAGCGCCAGCCCATGTTATTACAGAGACATAGAAGTGAGAGCACTGTACAGTATTAGAAGTCTTAAggggtgttttttatttttcctgcCCCACGGCAAAAATAGCCAGCGAGCTCAGTTCCATCCACCTCTCTTTTGAAGTTCTTCCCGGCACTCACACAGTGGATTATTCCACAAGCCTTTAACGGACGGATGGAGAAAGTCGTTAAAAGACGGAAATTTATCTATTGATTTGGGGTTTTTTTTATATTCCGCCACGGCCCTTTTCGACATTTCACTGTGGAGCGATTCTCTGTTAAAGGAGCCCCGTTAGTACTTAATTAACTTCCGGCCTTTCCCTGAGGATGGATTAAGAAAAAAAAGACACGTAGGAGAAGTAATTTGCTGTTAATTATGCAAAAAGCACATGGATGCCTTTGGTTTATGGCACTGCAAAGTAATCGGAATGCGTTTTTTAATCAATTAGGCACACATGAGTCCTGCTCTGTGTGGACTGACAGTTGTATTGAATTTGGGAGGTGgcaatggagggatggagggatggagagaggggggaatgaAAGGATGAGGGGGCTGAGGACAGCTAATATACACTCAGACAAATTAACATTGTGCTGAAAACAGGAGAGGATTGGGACGGTATCAGCTtttctttcagtctctctcttcgTTCTTACATCAAGTCGACTGcactctctatttctcttccTTTCGTTCCCTTTCTCTGTCCAATTCTTTTCTCCAGATATCACTACCTAATTGCCTTTATGTTTGTCTGGCCTCTTCGGAGACAGTCTTATATGAGAAGAGGACCATCCTATATCAAAGCCATTATAGACAGCATGTGGTAGGGAGGTTTCAGCGCACACTCACATCCATGATCACACGGCGCACAAgagtacacacatgcacacgcacccacacagtTCTCCAGGTCCCCCTAACCCTTCCTGGCCCCCGTGCCTGTAACATCCATATTCCCATCTCTAATGTGACAGACTGGTGACAGGAGATGTGGCAAGGTCAGGTCTGACCGTGTCAGGGAGGGCTCCTGCGCCTCATTCACCATCCCCACAACCTCCTCCCCATGGCATGCAGAGCCTTCCCCTGCATGTCCATCACCAGCCATTCACCatccccaccacctcctccccaTGGCATGCAGAGGGCCCAGCCTTCCCCTGCATGTCCATCAAAGCCACACCAGAGGAGGTGGATAAGGACACATCTGAAGATACAGCATATTGGGACCTATTATTTTTTGACCCGGGCGACCTCCCTTTTTATACCTAGACTGTATGCTAGGCTCAGAGCTAATGAAATGGCTAGACCCATCTGTGAGCGTCTAGTGACCTCCACTCATCCAGAGCATTCACTAATGATGATATGCACTGGGGGTGAACAGAACAGATTCGACATCAAAACTGTTCCCCCTAATTAGTGAGATTTCACCTTTCTTAATATTTTGatcatctctcttctcttttccttttttctttcaAGGAAATGTTCACGGAATTGAAATTCAcatcaaatctaattgtattcttcacatgcttcgtaaacaacagggggagactaacagtgaaatgcttacttacgggcccttcccaaaaGTGTAGCGAGAGATAAAATAGAGAAATAGTAGAAAGGTAATAACACGTAATCATAAAAGCAATATCTCACCATGAAACATTTACTTCATAGTAAAGCACCAGACCATAATGTGACGCTGACTTTATGGGTGGAAGATATTCTGCATGCTCCATAAATGTATTATAATGCGTAAAGGAGAATACAGTGGATAAACAGCATGCCAAGAGAAGAGTA is a window encoding:
- the LOC115205983 gene encoding leucine-rich repeat and fibronectin type III domain-containing protein 1-like protein, producing the protein MESLLLCLALLATPTASMLCPKRCTCQNLMPSYTVLCTKTGLLFVPPNIDRQTAELRLMDNFITTLRHRDFANMSSLIHLTLSRNTISQIKPYAFADLQDLHALHLDANRLTILDDTHFQGLVNLRHMILANNQLHSISEGAFQDFLETLEDLDLSYNNLVNIPWETISLLASVNTLSLDHNLIEMVPEGIFSNLHKLARLDMTSNKLKKIPPDPLFLRIPVYAKLKGSPLTSLVLSFGGNPLHCNCELMWLRRLTREDDLETCASPRELAGKYFWTIREEEFVCEPPMITRHTSKMFVMEGQEVSLRCKSVGDPEPSTHWVSPEGKLIGNTSRTICYENGSLDILTTTVKDSGKFTCIASNAAGEATAPVELVVNPSPHFDPKLEPEPGPSDIPTSIKSNASGGHARIDHQRVSVSELSSTSATIRWPSQDHIPGVRMYQIQYNSSSDDILIYRMIPASHKFFLLSDLASQRDYDLCVLAVYDDGVTALTGTRLVGCVAFTTEREYRQCRSLHDQFLGGTMIIVIGGIIVASVLVFIFILLMKYKLHSNHYKQKAAHVSNVCSQTNGGQAAGGGGAPIPPSSSSSGSTNRPMPSGPVDRVGHDGPHQASEGGFGGPLKGTTVVDLNPDYGKSVKDEDAISQ